The DNA region TTTAGACACAAAAAGTAAATGAGTGTCAAATAAGGTTCCCTTACAAGCAATCAAGAAAATCTACTGATATGCAACAAAGTCCTAAGCAAACAATTCAATTATTATACATACAAAAGAATAACGTACTTGGGGTGTAGGCAGCTTCGGTGTTAGCAATAGGACCACCTACTGGAACTTCGCCAGATTTCAAGCATTTGCTGATGTAAACGGCCTTCCATTTGGCATACTTCCTGGTCTTTTCGATCTATCATTAGAAAAAAGTATATCACCGGATGAGTAAATGATAGCTCACATCATCACCTACTTCTCCAACTCCAGAAACAACGTCTAAGAGTGTAGCAGCTGAAAGAAATAGTTTTACAGTAGCACTTAAGCCTGTTAAAAGATCATATCATACGTACGGTCCGAAGTCGGAGTTTATATCCCTCTGGTAAGCAGCATCAAACAACTTGAGGGCA from Schistosoma haematobium chromosome ZW, whole genome shotgun sequence includes:
- the VTA1_1 gene encoding Vacuolar protein sorting-associated protein vta1 (EggNog:ENOG410V4XS~COG:U~BUSCO:EOG091G0QW9), whose translation is MNFSNVPKELSHLNVFLRCASDHSAKDPTITYYCLLHAFQKGLSMIQKSPPIKAFLTTLMDKLEELKRSNSNCEEIANETVGIPYVEQYALKLFDAAYQRDINSDFGPATVKLFLSAATLLDVVSGVGEVGDDIEKTRKYAKWKAVYISKCLKSGEVPVGGPIANTEAAYTPRLCCISVDFLDCL